A genomic stretch from Candidatus Micrarchaeia archaeon includes:
- a CDS encoding TrbC/VirB2 family protein: protein MRKLSVLISVLAFALLASSAFAGSGFTSLSTALGSLCSGIRSLIPIVAFLMIVAAGVIYAAGQLLGAETRARASVWAT from the coding sequence ATGAGAAAATTAAGCGTTTTGATTTCGGTGCTTGCATTTGCCCTGCTGGCATCATCGGCTTTCGCAGGCAGCGGATTTACTTCTCTGAGCACTGCATTGGGAAGCCTGTGCAGCGGCATAAGGAGCCTCATCCCGATAGTCGCATTCCTGATGATAGTTGCTGCGGGAGTGATTTACGCGGCAGGCCAGCTCCTCGGCGCTGAAACCAGGGCAAGAGCCTCAGTGTGGGCGACA
- a CDS encoding glycosyltransferase: MKSNRTGISVIVPVFNGERYVLPALAALKKELRGLDYEIIISDGGSSDKTALQARDAMKQDRRIVLLEPPKSERWRKARSFLEAARVSKFPSIFYVDVDMSAEPGQIRGLLKELKDADIAIGSRLVDGSKTERRLDREFLSRFYNFLVRLLFDSKVHDHQCGFKAFRKRSLTDLAQRTSSDHFFWDTEMLVWAQRTGLAVREVPIAWREGSSSTINTLTDSFGLFLDILRFRTGLLKADSKMPTNHNKI; encoded by the coding sequence ATGAAATCAAACCGCACCGGTATCTCCGTGATTGTGCCGGTATTCAATGGAGAGCGGTACGTGCTTCCTGCCCTCGCCGCGCTGAAGAAAGAACTCAGGGGCCTGGATTACGAAATAATAATTAGCGACGGAGGCTCAAGCGACAAAACCGCGCTCCAGGCAAGGGACGCGATGAAGCAAGACAGGCGCATTGTCCTGCTGGAACCTCCAAAATCCGAACGCTGGCGCAAGGCGCGCTCTTTCCTGGAGGCAGCGCGGGTTTCCAAATTCCCCTCTATTTTTTACGTCGACGTGGACATGTCCGCGGAACCTGGGCAGATACGCGGGTTGCTGAAAGAACTTAAGGACGCGGATATTGCAATAGGCTCAAGGCTGGTGGACGGCTCGAAAACAGAACGCAGGCTTGACAGGGAGTTCCTGAGCCGATTTTACAATTTCCTCGTGCGCCTTTTGTTTGATTCAAAAGTTCACGACCACCAGTGCGGCTTCAAGGCCTTCAGGAAGAGGAGCCTCACGGATTTGGCGCAGCGCACTAGTAGCGACCATTTTTTCTGGGACACGGAAATGCTCGTATGGGCCCAGCGGACCGGCCTGGCGGTGAGGGAAGTGCCGATTGCCTGGCGCGAAGGTTCTTCATCCACCATCAATACCCTTACCGATTCGTTCGGCCTGTTCTTGGACATTTTGCGATTTCGCACCGGGCTTTTAAAGGCAGACTCAAAAATGCCTACAAACCATAACAAGATTTAA